One window of the Esox lucius isolate fEsoLuc1 chromosome 8, fEsoLuc1.pri, whole genome shotgun sequence genome contains the following:
- the b3gnt5a gene encoding lactosylceramide 1,3-N-acetyl-beta-D-glucosaminyltransferase A has protein sequence MFMNFRRIRKCQCVQLVTTCLVLSVVMVCWEQLDHHVVSHMKSYSYRYLVNSYDFINTSFGISRLEAESINNFPYLLNHPNKCNSKKLLLLLFIKSSPENLDRRQAIRATWGNETYTERELGATVRVVFALGVHPSAERRDHLQKELLREDHIYSDLVQQDFLDTFHNLTMKLLLQFRWSHAYCSQARFLMSADDDIFVHMPNLVSYLQGQARQGVRDLWVGHVHRGSPPVRRNTSKYHVPYELYQWPSYPDYTAGAGYVVSRDVADKIYQATLCLKASLYIDDVFMGICANSMGVYPQEHVYFSGEGKAPYHPCIYNEMMTSHGHETDVRNMWKAVTDPQIQNISSGLVGKLYCTAVKVMLLCRPYHFNTYSCKAAFS, from the coding sequence ATGTTTATGAACTTTAGAAGGATCCGGAAATGTCAATGTGTGCAGCTGGTGACGACATGCTTAGTTTTGTCTGTGGTCATGGTGTGCTGGGAGCAACTGGACCACCATGTAGTCAGCCACATGAAGTCCTACTCCTACCGCTACCTTGTCAACAGCTATGACTTCATCAACACAAGCTTTGGAATTAGCCGTCTGGAGGCTGAGAGCATAAACAACTTCCCATACCTCCTCAACCACCCCAACAAGTGCAACAGCAAAAAACTGCTTCTGCTGCTGTTCATCAAATCTTCCCCTGAGAACCTGGATAGGAGGCAGGCCATCCGGGCCACCTGGGGGAATGAGACTTACACTGAGAGGGAGCTTGGGGCCACTGTTAGGGTGGTGTTTGCCCTTGGGGTTCACCCTAGTGCTGAGCGTAGGGACCATTTGCAGAAGGAGCTACTGAGGGAGGACCACATCTACAGCGACCTAGTCCAGCAGGACTTTTTGGATACCTTCCACAACCTAACCATGAAACTGCTGCTGCAATTCCGCTGGAGCCACGCCTACTGCAGCCAAGCACGCTTCCTCATGTCGGCCGACGACGACATCTTTGTCCACATGCCTAACCTGGTAAGCTACCTTCAGGGACAGGCCCGGCAAGGGGTCCGGGACCTCTGGGTGGGCCACGTGCACCGGGGTTCCCCCCCTGTCCGCCGGAACACCAGCAAGTACCACGTGCCTTATGAGCTGTACCAATGGCCCTCCTACCCGGACTACACAGCGGGGGCGGGGTACGTTGTCTCGCGGGACGTGGCTGACAAGATCTACCAGGCCACTCTTTGCCTCAAGGCCTCGTTGTATATCGATGACGTGTTCATGGGTATCTGTGCCAACTCCATGGGTGTGTACCCCCAGGAACATGTTTACTTCTCAGGGGAAGGGAAGGCTCCTTATCACCCATGCATCTACAATGAGATGATGACTTCTCACGGACACGAGACAGATGTCCGGAACATGTGGAAGGCAGTGACGGATCCGCAGATACAGAACATTTCCTCTGGCCTGGTGGGAAAGCTGTATTGCACAGCAGTGAAAGTAATGCTCCTTTGTAGACCTTACCATTTCAATACCTACTCATGCAAGGCAGCCTTTTCTTAG